The Anaeromyxobacter sp. sequence GGGCGGCCGAGGCGCGGGCCAGCGCCCGCGAGGCGGCGGCGCGCACCGCCGAGCGCGAGGCGGCGGCGCGCCTCGGCGAGGCCATCGCCGGGGAGCTCACGTCGGCCCGCGAGGAGGTGGCGGCCCTGCTGGCCACGCTGCAGGCGCAGCCCACCGTGCGCAAGGCCACCGAGGCGGCGGCCCAGCTCGAGACCTGGCGGTCGCAGGTGGCGGGCGCGGCCAAGGTGGCGGAGGTGCGCGCCACCACCGCGGCCGAGGCGCTGCCGGGCGGCCAGCTGGCCGCGGGGGTGCGGGTGCGCATCGTCTCGCTCGGGCAGGAGGGCGAGGTGCTGGAGGTGGACGGCAAGCAGGCGCTGGTGCAGGCCGGGCCGCTCAAGGTGCGCCGGCCGCTGGCCGACCTGGTGCCGCTGGCCGGCAAGGCGCGCGAGGCGAGGCTGGGGAAGTCCTCGGCCGACCGGCTGGCGGCCGCCGAGGAGGCGCGCCCGGACGTCCCGCGCAGCGCGGCGCGGCGGCTCGACGTGCGCGGCCTGCGGGTGGAGGAGCTGCTGCGGGAGGTGGAGCGCTTCCTCGACCGGCTCTACGCCGAGGGTGAGCCGGACTGCACCATCCTCCATGGACACGGCACCGGCGCCCTCAAGCTGGCCCTCCGGGAGGCGCTCTCGGCGTCGCCCTATGTTGGGGCGTTCCGTCCAGGGGACCGCCACGAAGGAGGGGACGCCGCGACGGTCGTGGCGTTTCGTCGCTGACCTTCTGGTGACACTTCGGTGTCACCTCAGCTGAAAATTCCGTCACGATTACGCGAACTCCCGGGCCTCGGCGCAGAATATGCCGTCGTGCGTCAGTTAAATTTGCGTTCCTCCCCAGGTCGCGTGTGGTAGAGGTGCTTCACCCCGTCCGGCGTACCCTTGAAAAGCCGCCCCAAGCCGGACTCTCCCCGCGCTCCGTCTCCGGAGGAAACGAATGAAGGCTTTGAGAACGCTCCTCGTGGCTGTCTTCGCCCTGTCGCTCTCCCACGCGACGCTCGCTCAGGAGGCTGCGAAGCCGGCTGAGCCTCCCAAGCCCACGGTGACCCCGTACGGCTTCATCCTGCTGAACTCGTTCTGGAACGCCAACACCTTCAGCCGCCAACGACTACCCGGCCTCGGCGGCGCTGGCGCAGAACGGCGGCAGCTTCCTCATGAGCGCCCGCCAGTCGCGCTTCGGCGTCAAGCTGGCGATGAACGACGACAACTGGACCGGCGCGGCCCTCACCGGCACCATCGAGTTCGACTTCAAGGGCGGCCACTTCGCCACCAACTCGAACGGCTTCAACGCCGGCATCATGCGGCTCCGCCTGGCCTCGGCGGTGGCCACCTTCAAGACCGGCTACGGCACCTGGGCCCTGCTGGCCGGCCAGGACTACGGCCTGGTGAACCCGCTCTTCGCCACCTCCGTGGCCTGGGTGGCGGACCCCATCTTCTGGCAGGCCGGCAACGCCTGGCGCCGCAGCCCGCAGATCCGCGCCACCTACTCCAACAGCTTCGGCGCGGCCAACGTGAGCGTCGCGGCCGCCATGCTCTCCCCGGCGGACGCCGACGCGGGCGTGGGCGGCACCACCACCGTCACCAACGGCGCCGGCATCCGCTCCCGCCAGCCTGACATCGAGGCCCGCGCGGCCCTCGGCGCCAAGCTCGACGGCGGCATCAGCGGCACCCTGGGCGTCGGCTACCACACCAACAAGCGGCGCTACAACGGCGCCACCGCCCCGGACGTGGTCGACGTGACCGCCACGATCATGGGCGTCGACCTCGACGTCAACGTGCCCTACCTCAACCTCCGCGGCGAGTGGTTCGACTCCTCGGGCGCCGACGAGACCTACAACGGCATCGCCGCCTCCGGCGTGCGCGCCGGCGCCACCGCCGGCACCTACGAGAAGGTCGAGTCGAGCGGCTACTGGGCGCAGGCCGTCCTCAAGCCCCTCGACAAGATCTGGGTGACCGTGGGCGTCGGCTCCACCAAGCTCGACAACCTGGCCGCCACCACGGCCGCCACGGTCCGCAAGGAGAACAGCCAGGTCGAGGGCGGCGTGATCCTGAACGCCGGCAAGTACTGGAAGGTGGGCCTCGAGGTCTGCCAGACCACCACCAAGTACTTCGACGACGTGAAGCAGGACGCGATGCAGATCGCCCTGTCGTCGCAGCTGACCTTCTAGCCCGCCGGCACGGCAGGCCGCAGCATCGAGGGGCGCTCGCGGGAGACCGCGGGCGCCCTTCCTCGTGGTGGGGCGCCGCCCTGGCCCCGCCCGCGACGGCGCGACCCGGCCCAGTCGACGCGGCTACCGCCCCACCTGCGAGAGCACCCGCGACAGCTCCACCGCCGAGCGGACGCCCATCTTCTCGAAGAGGCGGGCCCGGTGGACCTCCACGGTGCGCACCGCCAGCCCCAGCGAGTCGGCGATGGCCTTGTTGGGCAGGCCGGCCAGCACCTCGGCCATGACCTCGCGCTCGCGCGAGGTGAGCGACTCCAGGCGGGCGGCGATGCCGGCCTCGGCCGCCTTCTCGCTGCGCCCCGCCAGGTCGCGCCGCAGGGCCTCGATGACCAGGTCCACCAGCTGGTTGTCGTTGGAGGGCTTCTCCACGAAGTCGAAGGCCCCCTTCTTGAGCGCCGCCACCGCCAGCGGCACGTCGCCGTGGCCGGTCAGGAAGATGACCGGCAG is a genomic window containing:
- a CDS encoding response regulator transcription factor is translated as MVHVVDDDGAIRDALAWLLGTRGLASRTWASAEAFLAGHDPAAPGCLVLDIRMEGMSGIELFDALRAVGSTLPVIFLTGHGDVPLAVAALKKGAFDFVEKPSNDNQLVDLVIEALRRDLAGRSEKAAEAGIAARLESLTSREREVMAEVLAGLPNKAIADSLGLAVRTVEVHRARLFEKMGVRSAVELSRVLSQVGR